In Halobacteriovorax sp. HLS, one DNA window encodes the following:
- the secA gene encoding preprotein translocase subunit SecA encodes MFNPIKAIFGTKNTRDLKALVPFVKKIAELEEKMKSMTDEELKAQTPKLKEMIKNGATREQLIPEVFATVREASVRVLGMRHYDVQMMGGVVLTKNTIAEMKTGEGKTLCSTLSLYLIALEGKGAHIVTVNDYLASRDAQEMGVLFNWLGLSVGCIIADMDDEDRKAAYRSDITYGTNNEFAFDYLRDNMKFDLEDYVQRGHHYCIVDEVDSILIDEARTPLLISGPSEGRTDLYHVANEIMPKLTKDKHFTIDEKTRGAIFTEDGVMEVQKLLKIENLYDIEHSETLHHLNQALKAHQLFKIDVDYVVKEGQVIIVDEFTGRLKDGSRWSDGLHQSVEAKEGVEIKSENQTLASITFQNYFRLYGTLAGMTGTADTEAEEFSKIYNLDVVVIPTNVPIQRVDEADVIYKSDAAKKKAIVKLIKELHAKGQPVLVGTISIDGSMELAAELTKANIPHNVLNAKQHGKEAEIITNAGKKGAITIATNMAGRGTDIKLTEETKNLGGLYILGTERHESRRIDNQLRGRSGRQGDPGKSKFFLSLEDDLMRIFGSDRIKGFMNTLGMEEDEPIEHKMISNAIAKAQKKVETHNFEIRKHLLEYDNVMNEQRRVIYRVRKDILGDVDNLGFINEMVEDVADVLANTYTPERKVQIESWPWEDMVKGFQLTFNCEYEVSAQECNQKFDGSISAYFGSIAKEILAKKLNEYNPEQVKLAVREILLTIFDQHWKDHLLSMDHVKEGVNLRSYAQKNPLTEYKRESFNLFENMRMDVKKSVVENIFKVRLYTEEEIEIMKQRQQEMLEQQLAQAKMQQEALEKKEQSDAAPIARRSQKVGRNDACPCGSGKKFKHCHGA; translated from the coding sequence ATGTTTAACCCTATAAAAGCGATATTCGGAACTAAGAATACTCGTGACCTAAAAGCACTAGTGCCTTTTGTCAAAAAAATTGCAGAGCTTGAAGAGAAAATGAAGTCTATGACTGACGAAGAGCTCAAGGCCCAAACTCCTAAACTTAAGGAGATGATCAAAAATGGTGCTACTCGTGAACAATTAATCCCTGAAGTTTTTGCTACAGTCAGAGAGGCTTCAGTAAGAGTTCTTGGGATGAGACACTACGATGTCCAAATGATGGGTGGTGTTGTTCTGACAAAGAATACTATTGCAGAGATGAAAACAGGTGAAGGTAAAACTCTCTGTTCGACACTTTCACTTTACCTAATTGCTCTTGAAGGAAAAGGTGCTCACATTGTAACGGTTAACGACTATCTTGCTTCAAGAGATGCACAAGAAATGGGTGTTCTCTTTAACTGGCTAGGGCTTAGTGTTGGATGTATTATCGCCGATATGGATGATGAAGATAGAAAAGCTGCTTATCGTTCAGATATTACCTATGGAACAAATAATGAATTTGCCTTCGATTATCTAAGAGATAATATGAAGTTTGATCTAGAAGATTATGTTCAAAGAGGTCATCACTACTGTATTGTGGATGAGGTTGACTCAATTTTAATTGATGAAGCAAGAACTCCCCTTCTAATCTCTGGCCCTAGTGAAGGTAGAACTGATCTCTATCATGTTGCCAATGAAATCATGCCTAAACTTACCAAAGATAAGCACTTTACAATTGATGAAAAAACAAGAGGCGCAATCTTTACTGAAGATGGTGTAATGGAAGTTCAAAAGCTTCTTAAAATTGAGAACCTATATGATATTGAACATTCAGAAACTCTTCATCATTTAAACCAAGCTCTTAAGGCCCACCAATTATTTAAAATCGATGTGGACTACGTTGTAAAAGAAGGTCAAGTCATTATCGTTGATGAATTTACAGGAAGACTTAAAGATGGTTCAAGATGGTCTGACGGTCTTCACCAGTCTGTTGAAGCAAAAGAAGGTGTTGAAATCAAGTCTGAAAACCAGACTCTTGCATCAATTACATTTCAAAACTACTTCAGACTTTATGGAACTTTAGCTGGGATGACAGGAACGGCCGATACGGAAGCTGAAGAATTTAGCAAGATTTACAACTTAGATGTTGTTGTAATCCCTACAAATGTTCCTATCCAAAGAGTTGATGAAGCAGATGTAATTTATAAGTCTGATGCAGCTAAGAAAAAGGCCATCGTAAAACTTATCAAAGAACTTCATGCCAAAGGTCAGCCCGTTTTAGTAGGGACAATCTCTATTGATGGATCTATGGAACTCGCTGCTGAACTTACAAAAGCAAATATTCCACATAATGTTTTAAATGCGAAACAACATGGTAAAGAAGCTGAAATTATCACTAATGCAGGAAAAAAGGGTGCGATAACAATCGCCACCAACATGGCCGGCCGTGGTACTGATATCAAACTCACAGAAGAAACAAAGAACTTAGGAGGTCTCTACATCCTAGGAACTGAGAGACACGAATCAAGACGTATTGATAATCAGCTAAGAGGTCGTTCAGGTCGTCAAGGAGATCCAGGAAAATCAAAATTCTTCCTATCTTTAGAAGATGACTTAATGAGAATTTTTGGTTCAGATAGAATCAAAGGATTTATGAATACTCTTGGTATGGAAGAAGATGAGCCTATAGAGCACAAGATGATTTCAAATGCTATCGCTAAGGCCCAAAAGAAAGTAGAGACTCATAACTTTGAAATAAGAAAGCATTTACTTGAATATGATAACGTTATGAATGAACAAAGAAGAGTTATCTATAGAGTAAGAAAAGACATTCTTGGTGATGTTGATAACCTTGGATTTATCAACGAAATGGTTGAGGACGTTGCAGACGTATTGGCCAACACTTATACTCCAGAGAGAAAAGTTCAGATCGAATCATGGCCGTGGGAAGATATGGTTAAGGGATTCCAGCTAACTTTTAATTGTGAATATGAAGTGTCAGCTCAGGAGTGCAATCAAAAGTTTGATGGTTCAATTTCGGCATACTTTGGTTCCATTGCAAAAGAAATTCTTGCAAAGAAACTAAACGAGTACAATCCAGAGCAAGTAAAGTTGGCAGTAAGAGAAATACTTCTAACAATTTTTGATCAACACTGGAAAGATCACCTCCTCTCAATGGATCACGTTAAAGAAGGTGTTAACCTACGCTCTTATGCTCAGAAAAACCCACTGACTGAGTACAAGCGAGAGTCTTTCAACCTATTCGAAAATATGCGAATGGATGTAAAGAAGTCTGTAGTTGAAAATATCTTCAAGGTTCGTCTCTATACTGAAGAAGAAATTGAGATAATGAAGCAAAGACAGCAAGAAATGCTTGAGCAACAACTTGCGCAAGCAAAAATGCAACAAGAAGCTTTAGAGAAGAAAGAACAAAGTGACGCTGCTCCAATAGCAAGAAGATCACAAAAAGTAGGTAGAAATGATGCCTGCCCATGTGGTTCTGGAAAGAAATTTAAACACTGTCACGGTGCTTAA
- a CDS encoding heavy metal-binding domain-containing protein — protein sequence MSGDDDIGEKTDLTRIEDLSEFLHQNDPEIDAQLDSPLGNDEEDTPPPFEDLSDLNDLEDENEEAFGSEELEQDDQFADFESENSEFDESTQPDLETDFTNSDSEDDSEDEFPSFDSQEDNEDDIEETSDDDNSFDSFSDQEEEDSTDFLASQDDEEQEDDEEFNSFSEDLEDLDDDNEEVTSFSSDSDDSDDSDEDNDDQDDEDNSYPEQEEETTQGHFDSSTNTNEQVTQAAATSPTLTRTYIDKSEKFDDVKKFAQNITYGKIAHGGNPAYSIILRNIKFEEDADDIMILLNEHGLVDPENEQSMRDSVEGGSLLISQISEFAAIYLTHKFRRFELDIQMGLSDELHPSKSYDRDSVGLVSKYRTNQNKSESVRLEKSKVDVDSIILSTTPSLEDYKILEYLGVISEFTIVSQDELTADSQLSEAHAREAKGHLDAISQDDIEEEPIAEITLGHSDVYNDLLERLKPNCIKLNANAVVGINFQITPINNGDQYKITCSGSAVWVMDLN from the coding sequence ATGAGTGGTGACGACGATATCGGAGAAAAGACAGATCTAACAAGAATCGAGGACCTTTCTGAATTTCTACATCAAAATGATCCAGAAATTGATGCACAACTAGACTCGCCACTAGGAAATGATGAAGAAGATACGCCTCCTCCCTTCGAAGATCTATCTGATCTAAATGATCTAGAAGATGAGAATGAAGAAGCTTTTGGTTCTGAAGAGCTTGAACAAGATGATCAATTCGCAGACTTTGAAAGTGAGAACAGTGAGTTTGATGAATCCACACAACCGGATTTAGAAACAGACTTTACTAATTCTGATAGTGAAGATGACTCTGAAGATGAATTTCCATCTTTCGATTCCCAAGAAGACAACGAAGACGACATAGAAGAAACCTCTGATGACGATAATAGCTTTGATAGCTTTTCAGACCAAGAGGAAGAAGACTCAACAGACTTTCTCGCCTCTCAAGACGATGAAGAGCAAGAAGATGATGAAGAATTCAACTCTTTTTCCGAAGATCTTGAAGACCTTGATGACGATAATGAAGAGGTAACCTCCTTTTCTAGCGATTCAGATGATTCAGACGATTCAGACGAAGATAATGATGACCAAGATGATGAAGACAACTCATATCCTGAGCAAGAAGAAGAAACCACACAAGGACACTTCGATTCTTCAACTAATACAAATGAACAAGTTACTCAAGCCGCAGCGACTTCTCCAACTCTAACAAGAACGTATATTGATAAATCTGAAAAATTTGATGATGTTAAAAAGTTTGCCCAAAATATCACATATGGAAAAATCGCTCATGGAGGAAATCCGGCCTATAGTATTATTCTTAGAAATATAAAATTTGAAGAAGATGCAGATGATATTATGATCCTTCTAAACGAGCATGGTCTAGTTGATCCAGAAAATGAACAAAGCATGAGGGACTCAGTTGAGGGTGGTAGCTTATTAATCTCACAGATTTCAGAGTTTGCTGCAATTTATTTAACTCATAAGTTTAGGCGCTTTGAACTCGATATTCAGATGGGATTATCTGATGAGCTACATCCTTCAAAATCATACGATCGTGACAGTGTAGGACTAGTATCTAAATATAGAACTAATCAAAACAAATCGGAAAGTGTCAGGCTTGAAAAGTCTAAAGTTGATGTAGATTCTATTATTCTATCAACTACTCCGTCGCTTGAGGATTATAAGATCTTAGAATATCTAGGTGTTATATCAGAGTTCACAATAGTCTCACAAGACGAGCTTACGGCAGACTCACAATTAAGTGAGGCCCATGCAAGAGAAGCAAAGGGACATTTAGATGCTATCTCTCAAGATGACATCGAGGAAGAGCCAATTGCTGAAATAACTCTAGGCCATAGCGACGTATACAATGATTTACTAGAAAGATTAAAACCTAACTGTATTAAACTCAATGCAAATGCCGTTGTTGGTATTAACTTTCAAATAACTCCAATTAATAATGGTGATCAATATAAGATAACTTGTTCAGGAAGTGCAGTATGGGTGATGGATCTCAATTAA
- a CDS encoding M23 family metallopeptidase translates to MDRYFTVMVVPEREKGVKSFRIPKLAFHAIVFLCVLAIFALGILSYDYWKILRQVHQNKHLTLENRQLKEQIQLFQMKINTLTSDIERIEVFEKKLRVISGFEKIDQTNPVIKDETTPEALKKTDKNTEKIQTFFNGHDTIRDKLKDEKKNDKYVELKDLYEQKIATNFGLQTGYNFTKEWSALTKQSFALAENFADFDYKFNIIKGHVKELELSVHDLDQFLLDRQSFLRSTPTLLPARGWVTSYYGPRISPYSNRLKMHEGLDIGATIGTPILSPADGTITFSGQKAGFGYFVQIDHGYGIESVYAHNSSNHVRKGDIVSRGQLIAKVGNTGNSTGPHLHYEIRVNGTPVDPFYYILD, encoded by the coding sequence TTGGATAGGTATTTTACAGTAATGGTTGTTCCAGAAAGGGAAAAAGGCGTTAAGTCTTTTAGAATCCCAAAACTGGCCTTTCATGCAATAGTTTTTCTATGTGTTTTAGCAATATTTGCGCTTGGTATTTTGTCCTATGATTATTGGAAAATTCTAAGGCAAGTTCATCAAAATAAACATCTAACGTTAGAGAATCGACAGCTTAAAGAGCAGATACAGCTTTTTCAAATGAAAATTAACACTTTAACTAGTGATATTGAAAGAATTGAAGTCTTTGAAAAAAAGCTGCGAGTTATTTCTGGGTTTGAAAAGATAGATCAAACTAATCCTGTAATTAAGGATGAAACGACTCCAGAGGCCTTAAAGAAAACAGACAAGAACACAGAAAAAATACAAACATTCTTTAATGGTCACGACACTATTCGTGACAAACTTAAAGATGAAAAAAAAAATGATAAGTACGTAGAGCTAAAAGATCTTTATGAGCAAAAGATTGCAACAAACTTTGGTTTACAAACTGGTTACAACTTTACAAAAGAGTGGTCAGCCTTAACAAAGCAAAGTTTCGCCCTAGCAGAAAACTTCGCCGACTTTGATTATAAATTCAATATAATTAAAGGACATGTTAAAGAGCTAGAATTAAGTGTTCACGACCTTGATCAATTTCTACTAGACCGTCAGAGTTTTCTCAGATCTACTCCGACACTTTTGCCTGCTCGTGGATGGGTAACTTCTTACTACGGACCAAGAATATCTCCATACTCGAATCGTCTTAAGATGCACGAAGGCCTAGATATTGGTGCAACTATTGGAACTCCAATTCTTTCTCCTGCAGATGGAACTATTACTTTCTCGGGACAAAAGGCAGGCTTTGGCTACTTCGTTCAAATTGATCATGGTTATGGAATAGAATCTGTATACGCTCACAACTCATCAAACCATGTTCGTAAAGGTGATATTGTAAGCCGGGGGCAATTAATTGCCAAAGTAGGAAATACTGGTAACTCGACCGGACCTCATTTACACTATGAGATTAGAGTTAACGGAACACCAGTCGATCCATTCTACTATATTTTAGATTAA